In Misgurnus anguillicaudatus chromosome 5, ASM2758022v2, whole genome shotgun sequence, a genomic segment contains:
- the LOC129413630 gene encoding uncharacterized protein isoform X2, translating to MSRPAQGPEMRNWGVLDPQQIWCVSPNSYYPKMFVLLRKADEVKLVPAAGRRKMTKAEMRSILSKMEARRRAALYSGEEQTLALLQMLRDTIRRHRAEEWNKIWSSSAERLEKLIASSGERDAQQRLCFSAPAALQMWADDDEWVPAAVSTTAQGQELTSCGKQDSQRRLCVSAPAVCETRFVLPGTVDDEEWIPAVVSTPAADQESIEEERSLPVLVIHPFTRQEAADSQHGPFDQDQSAEDQDDPREGSSSMKSSDGERKMSLLDEDWRWKRCLSEVDEGTRKSDGKKEESLFIKLFCQPYIIYDLHMIILSCRSPSNILRSLARISTLKCPRTRGH from the exons ATGTCTAGACCAGCGCAGGGGCCAGAAATGAGAAACTGGGGTGTACTAGATCCACAACAGATATGGTGCGTCTCTCCAAACTCATATTATCCAAAGATGTTTGTCCTTCTGAGGAAAGCAGATGAGGTTAAGTTGGTCCCTGCAG CTGGTAGACGTAAGATGACAAAAGCCGAGATGCGCAGTATCTTGAGTAAAATGGAAGCCAGACGAAGGGCCGCTTTATACTCTGGTGAGGAGCAAACTTTGGCCCTTCTACAGATGTTGAGAGATACGATACGGCGCCATAGAG CTGAGGAATGGAATAAGATCTGGTCCTCATCAGCTGAAAGGCTCGAAAAGCTCATTGCAAGCAGTGGGGAGCGAGATGCTCAGCAGAGGTTGTGTTTCTCTGCCCCCGCAGCTTTGCAAATGTGGGCTGATGATGATGAGTGGGTCCCTGCAG CTGTGTCTACAACAGCTCAGGGGCAAGAACTTACAAGCTGCGGTAAGCAAGATTCACAACGGAGGTTGTGCGTCTCTGCACccgcagtttgtgagacgaggTTTGTCCTTCCGGGGACGGTTGACGATGAGGAGTGGATCCCTGCAG TTGTGTCTACACCTGCAGCGGATCAAGAGAGCATTGAGGAGGAGAGAAGCTTACCAG TTTTGGTAATACATCCATTTACACGCCAAGAAGCAGCTGATAGTCAACATGGTCCATTTGACCAGGATCAGAGTGCTGAAGATCAAGATGATCCTCGGGAAGGTTCATCCAGCATGAAGTCAAGTGATGGTGAAA GAAAAATGTCATTGCTTGATGAAGATTGGAGATGGAAGAGGTGCCTTAGTGAAGTGGATGAGGGGACTCGCAAATCTGATGGCAAAAAGGAAGAATCGCTCTTCATCAAATTGTTTTGCCAACCCTACATTATATATGACTTACATATGATTATTCTCTCTTGTAGGTCACCATCAAATATATTAAGAAGTCTGGCAAGGATATCTACACTAAAATGTCCGCGAACCCgaggacattga